In a genomic window of Streptomyces sp. NBC_01142:
- the dacB gene encoding D-alanyl-D-alanine carboxypeptidase/D-alanyl-D-alanine-endopeptidase gives MPEVRTWQLTTGAAVVGLALAAGAVAAAGPWDSGQRKAEKEWAAARSDAGGAHHQAPARKRPAPAPSAPGVLAGLGDAMTTKGDARPTAPGDLAKMLAPLLGDPGLGSVRTASVIDVATGDRLYGKAAEDVMTPASTIKIATSVAALSALGPDHRIPTTVVASKDGKQLTLVGGGDATLDKARLATLADRTARALRDRGTATVRLTYDSSLYKGPWQHPIGRDNDNIAPVSPLMVGQGRLKGTATGATRRTGDPARDAAGAFERLLTERGVDTSAAPAPGRPADGATPVAKVFSRPLSALVERTLTTSDNDIAESLARQTALATGEEASFAGAERAVTRQLEDLKLPLTGARFADGSGLSREDRLSARLLTELLALAADPDRPELRSVVTGLPVAGFSGTLENRYSSTSPGTGLIRAKTGTLSGVNTLAGTVVASDGRLLAFAFLAGNTPSREAAQPALDRLAAALAS, from the coding sequence GTGCCAGAGGTCAGGACGTGGCAGCTCACCACGGGCGCCGCCGTGGTCGGCCTCGCCCTCGCTGCCGGGGCCGTGGCCGCGGCGGGTCCATGGGACTCCGGTCAGCGTAAGGCCGAGAAGGAGTGGGCGGCGGCTCGGAGCGACGCGGGTGGCGCACATCACCAGGCACCCGCGCGAAAGCGCCCCGCACCCGCGCCCAGCGCCCCCGGAGTGCTCGCCGGGCTGGGCGATGCGATGACCACCAAGGGCGATGCCCGGCCCACCGCGCCGGGCGACCTCGCCAAGATGCTCGCTCCGCTCCTCGGCGACCCCGGCCTCGGCTCGGTCCGTACGGCCTCCGTCATCGATGTCGCGACGGGCGATCGGCTGTACGGGAAGGCGGCCGAGGACGTCATGACCCCGGCCTCGACGATCAAGATCGCCACCTCGGTCGCGGCGCTCTCGGCGCTCGGCCCGGACCACCGCATCCCCACCACCGTCGTCGCCTCCAAGGACGGCAAGCAGCTCACCCTGGTCGGCGGCGGCGATGCCACCCTCGACAAGGCCCGTCTGGCCACGCTCGCCGACCGGACGGCGCGGGCCCTGCGGGACCGCGGGACGGCCACCGTCCGCCTCACGTACGACAGTTCGCTCTACAAGGGCCCCTGGCAGCACCCCATCGGCCGCGACAACGACAACATCGCCCCGGTCAGCCCGCTGATGGTGGGCCAGGGGCGGCTCAAGGGCACGGCCACGGGCGCCACCCGGCGTACCGGCGACCCGGCCCGTGACGCGGCCGGCGCTTTCGAGCGGCTGCTGACCGAGCGTGGCGTCGACACCTCCGCCGCCCCGGCCCCGGGCCGTCCGGCCGACGGAGCCACCCCCGTCGCCAAGGTGTTCTCCCGCCCGCTGTCGGCCCTGGTCGAGCGGACGCTGACCACCAGTGACAACGACATTGCCGAATCCCTCGCCCGCCAGACGGCGCTCGCGACGGGCGAGGAGGCGAGCTTCGCGGGCGCCGAGCGCGCCGTCACCAGGCAACTCGAGGACCTGAAGCTCCCGTTGACCGGAGCCCGCTTCGCGGACGGCAGCGGCCTCAGCCGTGAGGACAGGCTCTCCGCGCGTCTGCTGACCGAACTGCTGGCCCTCGCCGCCGATCCGGACCGTCCCGAACTGCGTTCCGTGGTGACAGGTCTGCCGGTGGCGGGCTTCAGCGGCACTCTGGAGAACCGTTACTCCTCGACGTCGCCCGGCACCGGCCTGATCCGCGCCAAGACCGGCACCCTCAGTGGCGTCAACACCCTGGCAGGCACGGTCGTCGCCTCCGACGGACGCCTGCTCGCCTTCGCCTTCCTGGCCGGGAACACCCCGTCCCGCGAGGCCGCCCAGCCCGCCCTCGACCGGCTGGCCGCCGCGCTGGCGTCGTGA
- the folB gene encoding dihydroneopterin aldolase: protein MDRVALRGLKARGHHGVFPREREEGQTFIIDLVLGLDTRPAAAADDLAQTVHYGVVAEEVVAVVEGEPVDLIETLAERIAQKCLKHDGVEEVEVVVHKPDAPITVPFDDVTITITRSRV from the coding sequence GTGGATCGTGTCGCGCTGCGCGGCCTCAAGGCCCGCGGGCACCATGGCGTCTTCCCCCGGGAGCGGGAAGAGGGCCAGACCTTCATCATCGACCTGGTGCTCGGCCTCGACACCCGCCCGGCGGCGGCAGCGGACGACCTGGCGCAGACCGTGCACTACGGCGTGGTGGCGGAGGAGGTCGTCGCGGTCGTCGAGGGCGAACCCGTCGACCTGATCGAGACGCTGGCGGAGCGGATCGCCCAGAAGTGCCTGAAGCACGACGGGGTCGAGGAGGTCGAGGTGGTCGTCCACAAGCCCGACGCCCCGATCACCGTGCCCTTCGACGATGTCACCATCACGATCACCCGGAGCCGAGTATGA
- the hpt gene encoding hypoxanthine phosphoribosyltransferase, which produces MGTDLQSVLITKEEIDAKLADLAAKIDAEYAGKDLLIVGVLKGAVMVMADLARSLATPVTMDWMAVSSYGAGTQSSGVVRILKDLDTDIKGKHVLIVEDIIDSGLTLSWLLSNLGSREPASLEVCTLLRKPDAAKVAIDVKWIGFDIPNEFVVGYGLDYAEKYRNLPFVGTLAPHVYGG; this is translated from the coding sequence ATGGGCACCGACCTTCAGTCGGTGCTCATCACCAAGGAAGAGATCGACGCCAAGCTGGCGGATCTGGCCGCGAAGATCGATGCAGAGTACGCGGGCAAGGACCTGCTCATCGTGGGTGTCCTCAAGGGCGCCGTGATGGTGATGGCGGACCTGGCACGTTCGCTGGCCACCCCCGTCACGATGGACTGGATGGCGGTGTCGTCGTACGGCGCGGGCACCCAGTCCTCGGGCGTCGTCCGGATCCTCAAGGACCTGGACACCGACATCAAGGGCAAGCACGTCCTGATCGTCGAGGACATCATCGACTCCGGCCTCACGCTCTCCTGGCTGCTGTCGAACCTCGGCTCGCGCGAGCCGGCCTCTCTCGAGGTCTGCACCCTGCTGCGTAAGCCGGATGCCGCAAAGGTCGCCATCGACGTGAAGTGGATCGGCTTCGACATCCCGAACGAGTTCGTCGTCGGCTATGGGCTGGACTATGCGGAGAAGTACCGCAATCTGCCTTTCGTCGGCACGCTCGCCCCGCACGTCTACGGCGGCTGA
- the ftsH gene encoding ATP-dependent zinc metalloprotease FtsH: protein MDVKRYFRGPVMWIVLAVLAVVVLMQVVGSSGGYKTVDTGEVVQAIDKNQVDQVKLTTGDEQIIKVDLKDGQKVKGSDKIQASYIGTQGADLAEKLQTKYEAGDIEEGYTVSPSKQSPFVSVLLSLLPFVLIVVVFLFLMNQMQGGGSRVMQFGKSKAKLITKDTPKTTFADVAGTDEAVEELHEIKEFLQEPAKFQAVGAKIPKGVLLYGPPGTGKTLLARAVAGEAGVPFYSISGSDFVEMFVGVGASRVRDLFEQAKANAPAIVFVDEIDAVGRHRGAGLGGGHDEREQTLNQLLVEMDGFDVKGGVILIAATNRPDILDPALLRPGRFDRQIAVDRPDMQGRLEILKVHQKGKPVAPDVDLGAVARRTPGFTGADLSNVLNEAALLTARSDKKLIDNHSLDEAIDRVVAGPQKRTRIMSDKEKKITAYHEGGHALVAAASPNSDPVHKITILSRGRALGYTMVLPDEDKYSTTRNEMLDQLAYMLGGRAAEELVFHDPTTGAANDIEKATATARAMVTQYGMTERLGAIKFGGDNTEPFLGREMGHQRDYSEEVAALVDEEVKKLIETAHNEAWEILVENRDVLDNLVLQLLEKETLNKEQIAEVFSTIVKRPARPAWTGSSRRTPSTRPPVLSPRELALTNGANGSNGTVPTDVTPATPGIEVVPEERPES from the coding sequence ATGGACGTGAAGCGATACTTCCGTGGGCCGGTCATGTGGATCGTGCTGGCCGTCCTCGCCGTGGTCGTGTTGATGCAGGTCGTCGGCTCGTCCGGCGGCTACAAGACGGTGGACACCGGCGAGGTCGTCCAGGCGATCGACAAGAACCAGGTCGACCAGGTCAAGCTGACCACTGGCGACGAACAGATCATCAAGGTCGATCTCAAGGACGGCCAGAAGGTCAAGGGCAGCGACAAGATTCAGGCCAGTTACATCGGCACCCAGGGTGCTGATCTGGCCGAGAAGCTGCAGACGAAGTACGAGGCCGGCGACATCGAGGAGGGTTACACCGTCTCGCCGTCGAAGCAGAGCCCCTTCGTATCGGTGCTGCTCTCGCTGCTGCCCTTCGTGCTGATCGTCGTGGTCTTCCTCTTCCTGATGAACCAGATGCAGGGCGGCGGCTCCCGCGTCATGCAGTTCGGGAAGTCCAAGGCCAAGCTGATCACCAAGGACACCCCGAAGACGACCTTCGCCGATGTGGCGGGGACCGACGAGGCGGTCGAGGAGCTCCACGAGATCAAGGAGTTCCTGCAGGAGCCGGCCAAGTTCCAGGCGGTCGGCGCCAAGATTCCGAAGGGCGTGCTGCTCTACGGCCCGCCCGGTACGGGCAAGACGCTGCTCGCTCGCGCCGTCGCGGGCGAGGCGGGCGTCCCGTTCTACTCGATCTCCGGTTCCGACTTCGTCGAGATGTTCGTCGGTGTCGGTGCCTCCCGAGTCCGTGACCTCTTCGAGCAGGCCAAGGCGAACGCTCCGGCGATCGTCTTCGTCGACGAGATCGACGCCGTCGGCCGGCACCGCGGTGCGGGTCTCGGCGGTGGCCACGACGAGCGCGAGCAGACCCTGAACCAGCTGCTCGTCGAGATGGACGGCTTCGACGTGAAGGGCGGCGTGATCCTGATCGCCGCCACCAACCGGCCGGACATTCTCGACCCGGCGCTGCTGCGCCCGGGCCGGTTCGACCGGCAGATCGCCGTCGACCGTCCGGACATGCAGGGCCGTCTGGAGATCCTCAAGGTCCACCAGAAGGGCAAGCCGGTCGCCCCGGACGTCGACCTGGGTGCAGTCGCCCGTCGTACGCCCGGCTTCACCGGTGCGGACCTGTCGAACGTGCTGAACGAAGCCGCGCTGCTCACTGCGCGCAGCGACAAGAAGCTGATCGACAACCACTCCCTGGACGAGGCGATCGACCGCGTCGTGGCGGGCCCGCAGAAGCGGACCCGGATCATGTCGGACAAGGAAAAGAAGATCACCGCGTACCACGAGGGCGGTCACGCCCTGGTCGCGGCGGCTTCGCCGAACTCCGACCCGGTCCACAAGATCACGATCCTGTCCCGTGGACGGGCGCTCGGCTACACCATGGTCCTGCCGGACGAGGACAAGTACTCCACCACGCGCAACGAAATGCTCGACCAGCTGGCATACATGCTGGGCGGGCGCGCGGCCGAGGAGCTCGTCTTCCACGACCCGACCACCGGTGCGGCCAACGACATCGAGAAGGCCACGGCCACGGCCCGTGCGATGGTCACGCAGTACGGCATGACCGAGCGGCTCGGTGCGATCAAGTTCGGCGGCGACAACACCGAGCCCTTCCTGGGCCGGGAGATGGGCCATCAGCGCGACTACTCGGAAGAGGTCGCGGCGCTGGTCGACGAAGAGGTCAAGAAGCTCATCGAGACCGCGCACAACGAGGCCTGGGAGATCCTCGTCGAGAACCGTGACGTTCTCGACAACCTGGTCCTCCAGCTGCTGGAGAAGGAAACGCTGAACAAGGAGCAGATCGCCGAGGTCTTCTCGACGATCGTGAAGCGCCCGGCCCGTCCGGCGTGGACCGGTTCCTCACGGCGTACGCCCTCCACGCGGCCGCCGGTGCTCTCGCCGAGGGAGCTGGCGCTGACCAACGGCGCCAATGGCTCGAACGGCACGGTCCCGACGGATGTCACTCCGGCCACCCCCGGCATCGAGGTGGTTCCGGAAGAGCGTCCGGAGAGCTGA
- the folK gene encoding 2-amino-4-hydroxy-6-hydroxymethyldihydropteridine diphosphokinase, with translation MSVSSSFPSNWTQSDPTVQPVPASVVEQVDAADITLSNPKRAVISLGSNLGNRLETLQGAIDALEDTPGLRVKAVSPVYETEPWGVAPGSQPSYFNAVVVIKTTLPPSSLLERGQAIEEAFDRVRDERWGPRTIDVDIVAYADVVSDDPALTLPHPRAHERAFVLAPWHDVEPEAQLPGRGPVAELLAGVGVGSVQPRADLELRLPE, from the coding sequence ATGAGTGTTTCTTCGTCGTTCCCCTCGAACTGGACGCAGAGCGACCCGACCGTGCAGCCGGTGCCCGCCTCCGTGGTGGAACAGGTCGATGCGGCGGACATCACCCTCTCCAACCCGAAACGGGCCGTGATCTCGCTCGGCTCCAATCTGGGGAACCGCCTGGAGACGCTCCAGGGCGCCATCGACGCCCTCGAGGACACCCCGGGCCTCCGGGTCAAGGCTGTATCCCCGGTGTACGAGACGGAGCCGTGGGGCGTCGCGCCCGGCAGCCAGCCCTCGTACTTCAACGCGGTGGTCGTCATCAAGACCACCCTGCCCCCGTCCTCCCTGCTGGAGCGCGGCCAGGCCATCGAGGAGGCCTTCGACCGGGTGCGGGACGAGCGCTGGGGGCCGCGCACCATCGACGTCGACATCGTGGCGTACGCCGATGTGGTCTCCGACGACCCGGCCCTCACCCTCCCTCACCCCCGAGCCCACGAGCGCGCCTTCGTCCTCGCACCGTGGCACGACGTGGAGCCCGAGGCGCAGCTGCCCGGTCGCGGCCCGGTGGCCGAGCTGCTGGCCGGCGTGGGCGTCGGCAGCGTCCAGCCCCGCGCGGACCTGGAACTCCGGCTGCCCGAGTAG
- a CDS encoding nuclear transport factor 2 family protein, with protein sequence MSRTDVEQVEEANTTFYETMERGDFDELSGLWLNDEISCIHPGWPVLSGRGEVLRSYALIMANTDYIQFFLTDVKVSLAGDTALVTCTENILSGGPAEEGELGPLVGQLVVATNVFRRTSDGWKIWSHHGSPVLAESDEEEDEDTPS encoded by the coding sequence GTGAGCCGTACCGACGTAGAGCAGGTCGAAGAGGCCAACACCACGTTCTACGAAACGATGGAGCGCGGTGACTTCGACGAACTCTCCGGCCTCTGGCTGAACGACGAGATCTCGTGCATCCATCCGGGCTGGCCGGTGCTCTCGGGGCGCGGCGAGGTGCTCCGCTCATACGCCCTGATCATGGCGAACACCGACTACATCCAGTTCTTCCTCACCGATGTGAAGGTGAGCCTGGCCGGTGACACCGCGCTGGTGACCTGCACGGAGAACATCCTCAGCGGCGGCCCGGCCGAGGAGGGCGAACTCGGACCGCTCGTCGGGCAGCTGGTCGTGGCCACCAATGTGTTCCGTCGCACATCGGACGGTTGGAAGATCTGGTCACATCACGGTTCACCCGTACTGGCGGAAAGTGACGAGGAAGAGGACGAGGACACCCCCTCGTAA
- a CDS encoding DUF3180 domain-containing protein, with translation MKQLRLGVLAGLFVAAGVLSWGGARLWDSLGTLPSVPLAAPIVLAVIAVVLTATALSLRARLRAQRERRPDAKGVEPLMAARAVVFGQASALVAALVSGMYGGTGVFLLAFLDVPARRDQAIYAGFSVVAGIAVIAAAFFLERVCKLPEDDDEGTATTSA, from the coding sequence GTGAAGCAACTACGGCTCGGAGTGCTGGCCGGTCTCTTCGTCGCGGCCGGGGTGCTGTCCTGGGGCGGCGCCCGGCTCTGGGACTCGCTCGGCACGCTGCCGAGTGTGCCGCTGGCCGCGCCGATCGTGCTGGCGGTGATCGCGGTCGTCCTGACCGCGACGGCGCTCTCGCTCCGCGCCCGCCTGAGGGCCCAGCGCGAGCGGCGCCCCGACGCGAAGGGCGTGGAGCCGCTGATGGCGGCCCGCGCGGTGGTCTTCGGCCAGGCGAGCGCGCTGGTGGCGGCGCTGGTGAGCGGGATGTACGGCGGTACGGGCGTCTTCCTGCTGGCCTTCCTCGACGTTCCGGCCCGCCGGGACCAGGCGATCTATGCGGGCTTCTCGGTGGTGGCGGGGATCGCGGTGATCGCGGCGGCGTTCTTCCTGGAGCGAGTCTGCAAACTCCCGGAAGACGACGACGAGGGCACGGCCACGACGTCGGCCTGA
- a CDS encoding zinc-dependent metalloprotease, protein MTSIGGAEMVDWNLALATATRFVRPGPDVSRDEARAVVAELRRHAKASEEHVRAFTRMIPEGSQPKDTPVLVVDRAGWVRANVAGFRELLKPLLDKMQERRSGSPGGAVLGAVGGKVTGVELGMLLSFLASRVLGQYETFAPATRELPAGDPSDSGGGGGRLLLVAPNIVHVERELEVDPHDFRLWVCLHEETHRTQFTGVPWLRDHLEGEIQSFLGQTEVDPMTVLERLREAAQSLAGARPEGEEAEEGRSIVELVQTPAQREILGRLTAVMSLLEGHADYVMDGVGPDVVPSVAEIREKFQQRRARGASRLDQALRKLLGLDAKLRQYRDGERFVRAVVEEVGMDGFNRVWTSPNTLPTKAEIAKPADWVARVHRKAES, encoded by the coding sequence ATGACGAGCATCGGTGGTGCCGAGATGGTCGACTGGAACCTCGCTTTGGCGACCGCGACCCGCTTCGTGCGGCCGGGCCCCGACGTGAGCCGGGACGAGGCGCGTGCCGTCGTCGCCGAGCTGCGACGGCATGCCAAGGCCTCCGAGGAACATGTCCGCGCCTTCACCCGGATGATTCCGGAAGGCTCCCAACCGAAGGACACCCCGGTCCTGGTCGTGGACCGGGCCGGCTGGGTCAGGGCGAATGTCGCGGGCTTCCGCGAACTGCTCAAGCCGCTCCTGGACAAAATGCAGGAGCGTCGCTCGGGCAGCCCCGGCGGCGCCGTGCTCGGCGCGGTCGGCGGCAAGGTGACCGGCGTCGAGCTGGGCATGCTGCTGTCGTTCCTGGCCTCGCGGGTCCTCGGGCAGTACGAGACCTTCGCCCCCGCCACCCGTGAGCTGCCCGCCGGAGACCCCTCCGATTCGGGCGGTGGCGGCGGACGGCTGCTGCTGGTGGCCCCCAACATCGTCCATGTCGAGCGGGAGCTCGAAGTCGACCCGCACGACTTCAGGCTCTGGGTCTGTCTGCACGAGGAGACCCACCGCACGCAGTTCACCGGTGTGCCGTGGCTGCGTGACCATCTCGAGGGCGAGATCCAGTCATTCCTCGGGCAGACCGAGGTCGACCCGATGACCGTTCTGGAGCGGCTCAGGGAAGCCGCGCAGTCGCTCGCCGGCGCCCGCCCCGAGGGCGAGGAGGCCGAGGAGGGCCGTTCCATCGTCGAGCTGGTGCAGACCCCCGCCCAGCGGGAGATCCTCGGCCGGCTGACCGCCGTGATGTCGCTGCTGGAAGGCCATGCGGACTACGTGATGGACGGCGTCGGACCCGATGTCGTGCCGTCCGTCGCCGAGATCAGGGAGAAGTTCCAGCAGCGCAGGGCCCGCGGTGCGAGCCGCCTGGACCAGGCGCTGCGCAAGCTTCTGGGGCTCGACGCCAAGCTGCGGCAGTACCGCGACGGCGAGCGGTTTGTACGTGCCGTGGTCGAGGAGGTCGGTATGGATGGATTCAACCGGGTCTGGACGTCCCCCAACACCCTCCCCACCAAGGCGGAGATCGCCAAACCGGCGGACTGGGTCGCGAGGGTGCACCGTAAAGCAGAGTCGTGA
- the folP gene encoding dihydropteroate synthase, which translates to MSTLRGRGTASGLPEWDRCAVMGVVNVTPDSFSDGGRWFDTTAAVKRGLELVTEGADLVDVGGESTRPGASRVDEDEELRRVVPVVRGLAAEGVTVSVDTMRAAVAEQAVAAGAVLVNDVSGGLADPRMVPAVAAAGVPFVVMHWRGFSQDMNSRAVYGDVVAEVVAELRERMEAVIEGGIEPERLVIDPGLGFAKQAVHDLALVAHLSELRALGRPLLVAASRKRFLGHVLAKEGAPPPARERDAATAAVSAIAAHEGAWAVRVHEVRATADAVRVARAVEGAGAR; encoded by the coding sequence ATGAGTACGTTGCGCGGACGGGGCACGGCCAGCGGCCTGCCGGAGTGGGATCGCTGTGCGGTCATGGGAGTCGTCAATGTGACGCCCGACTCCTTCTCCGACGGCGGCCGCTGGTTCGACACCACCGCCGCGGTCAAGCGCGGCCTCGAGCTCGTCACCGAGGGCGCCGACCTCGTCGACGTCGGTGGCGAGTCGACCAGGCCGGGTGCCAGCCGGGTCGACGAGGACGAGGAGCTGCGGCGGGTCGTTCCCGTCGTACGCGGCCTGGCGGCCGAGGGTGTCACCGTCTCCGTGGACACCATGCGCGCCGCCGTCGCCGAACAGGCCGTCGCGGCCGGCGCGGTGCTGGTCAACGATGTCAGCGGCGGCCTCGCCGACCCCCGGATGGTCCCGGCCGTCGCCGCGGCCGGCGTCCCCTTCGTGGTCATGCACTGGCGCGGCTTCAGCCAGGACATGAACAGCCGTGCCGTGTACGGCGATGTCGTCGCCGAAGTCGTCGCCGAACTGCGCGAGCGCATGGAGGCGGTCATCGAGGGCGGCATCGAGCCCGAGCGCCTCGTCATCGACCCGGGCCTCGGCTTCGCCAAGCAGGCCGTGCACGACCTCGCCCTGGTCGCCCACCTCTCCGAGCTCCGCGCGCTGGGCCGCCCTCTGCTGGTGGCCGCGTCCCGCAAGCGGTTCCTCGGGCACGTACTGGCGAAGGAGGGTGCCCCGCCGCCCGCCCGGGAGCGGGACGCCGCCACCGCCGCCGTCTCCGCGATCGCGGCGCACGAGGGCGCGTGGGCGGTGCGCGTCCATGAGGTACGGGCGACGGCCGACGCCGTCCGGGTCGCGCGGGCCGTCGAGGGCGCGGGCGCCCGGTGA
- the folE gene encoding GTP cyclohydrolase I FolE: protein MTDPVTLDGEGTIGEFDEKRAENAVRELLIAVGEDPDREGLRETPARVARAYREIFGGLWQKPEEVLTTTFDLGHDEMVLVKDIEVMSSCEHHLVPFHGVAHVGYIPSNDGKITGLSKLARLVDVFARRPQVQERLTTQIADSLMEILEPRGVIVVIECEHMCMTMRGVRKPGAKTITSAVRGQLRHPATRNEAMSLIMAR from the coding sequence ATGACCGACCCGGTGACGCTGGACGGCGAAGGCACGATCGGCGAGTTCGACGAGAAGCGGGCCGAGAACGCCGTACGCGAGCTCCTCATCGCGGTCGGGGAGGACCCGGACCGTGAGGGCCTCCGGGAGACTCCGGCCCGTGTGGCGCGCGCGTACAGGGAGATATTCGGCGGACTGTGGCAGAAGCCGGAAGAGGTGCTCACCACCACGTTCGACCTCGGGCACGACGAGATGGTCCTGGTGAAGGACATCGAGGTCATGAGCTCCTGCGAGCATCATCTGGTGCCGTTCCACGGGGTGGCACACGTCGGCTACATCCCCTCGAACGACGGCAAGATCACCGGCCTGTCGAAGCTGGCCAGGCTGGTCGATGTGTTCGCCAGGCGGCCGCAGGTGCAGGAGCGGCTGACCACGCAGATCGCCGACTCGCTGATGGAGATCCTGGAGCCGCGCGGTGTGATCGTGGTCATCGAGTGCGAGCACATGTGCATGACCATGCGAGGGGTGCGTAAGCCCGGAGCCAAGACGATCACTTCGGCGGTCCGCGGGCAGCTGCGTCACCCGGCGACCCGCAATGAGGCGATGAGTCTGATCATGGCGCGCTGA
- the tilS gene encoding tRNA lysidine(34) synthetase TilS, protein MGPHPAVAAIRLAVRRVLHDVLTEHSDRVARSVGHAAPAHAAAACASSSASAFPLTPSSSSMHPGSAGDQPLVLVACSGGADSMALASALAFEARKLSVRAGGITVDHGLQDGSDLRATEVAARLTAMHLDPVEAISVRVGRGGGPEAAARDARYAALDDAAERHGAIAVLLGHTRDDQAETVLLGLARGSGIRSLSGMAAVSGAAGRYRRPFLQLDRQTARKACLVQSLPVWDDPHNADPAYTRSRLRHEGLPALEKALGKGVVEALARTAQLSRDDADALDTWAADADASVRDDAGQLECAKLYALPPAVRRRVLRRAAIHAGAPAGSLFARHVEEVDRLITSWRGQGAINLPGRVEARRQGGRLVIRQG, encoded by the coding sequence ATGGGTCCCCATCCTGCGGTCGCGGCGATACGCCTGGCGGTCCGCCGCGTACTCCACGACGTACTCACCGAACACTCCGACCGCGTCGCGCGCTCCGTGGGCCACGCGGCCCCCGCGCACGCCGCCGCGGCCTGCGCGTCCTCCTCGGCCTCTGCGTTCCCCCTGACCCCCTCGTCCTCCTCGATGCATCCCGGGTCCGCGGGCGATCAGCCGCTCGTCCTCGTGGCGTGCTCCGGCGGCGCCGACTCCATGGCGCTCGCCTCCGCCCTCGCCTTCGAGGCCCGCAAGCTCTCCGTCCGCGCCGGCGGCATCACCGTCGACCACGGCCTCCAGGACGGATCCGATCTCCGCGCCACCGAAGTCGCCGCCCGTCTCACCGCGATGCACCTCGACCCGGTCGAAGCCATCAGCGTGCGGGTCGGCCGCGGCGGCGGACCCGAGGCCGCGGCCCGTGACGCCCGCTACGCCGCCCTCGACGACGCCGCAGAGCGCCATGGCGCCATCGCCGTCCTGCTCGGCCACACCCGCGACGACCAGGCGGAAACCGTCCTGCTCGGCCTGGCCCGCGGCTCCGGCATCCGCTCGCTGTCCGGGATGGCGGCCGTCTCGGGGGCGGCCGGCCGATACCGCCGCCCGTTCCTCCAGCTCGACCGGCAGACCGCACGCAAGGCCTGTCTGGTCCAGTCGCTGCCCGTCTGGGACGACCCGCACAACGCCGACCCGGCCTACACCCGCTCGCGGCTGCGCCACGAAGGCCTGCCGGCCCTGGAGAAGGCCCTCGGCAAGGGCGTCGTCGAGGCCCTTGCCCGTACCGCCCAGCTCTCCCGCGACGACGCCGACGCCCTGGACACCTGGGCCGCCGACGCGGACGCCTCCGTACGGGACGACGCCGGGCAGCTCGAGTGCGCCAAGCTCTACGCCCTGCCGCCGGCGGTCCGTCGCCGGGTGCTGCGCAGGGCCGCCATCCACGCCGGTGCGCCCGCCGGTTCTCTCTTCGCCCGGCACGTCGAGGAAGTCGACCGGCTGATCACGAGCTGGCGCGGCCAGGGAGCCATCAATCTGCCCGGCCGCGTCGAAGCGCGACGGCAGGGTGGCAGACTGGTCATTCGGCAAGGCTGA